A genome region from Colwellia sp. Arc7-D includes the following:
- a CDS encoding RNA-binding protein, whose protein sequence is MKSPQPLTLIVALVFSVAIYFLTNGNVIELSSMSAAVIAFVCAFIAPLIGKAQTSVEDVDTSISTLYVGNLPYRANEAAVRELFSEYGQVQSVRLMKDKHTGKRRGFGFVEISSADADKAVSSLNDSEFQQRTLKVREAKERPEQVVEETSH, encoded by the coding sequence ATGAAGTCTCCTCAACCATTAACGTTAATAGTGGCGTTAGTATTTTCTGTAGCTATATACTTTTTAACGAACGGTAATGTTATCGAACTTTCAAGCATGAGCGCTGCAGTTATCGCTTTTGTTTGTGCATTTATCGCTCCGTTAATTGGCAAAGCTCAAACAAGTGTAGAAGATGTCGACACGAGTATTAGTACACTCTATGTTGGCAACTTACCGTATAGAGCAAACGAAGCAGCCGTTAGAGAGCTATTCTCTGAGTATGGTCAAGTTCAATCTGTTAGATTAATGAAAGATAAGCATACGGGTAAAAGACGTGGCTTTGGTTTTGTAGAAATTTCATCTGCTGATGCTGACAAAGCTGTATCTTCATTGAATGACAGTGAATTCCAGCAAAGAACTTTAAAAGTTCGTGAAGCTAAAGAGCGTCCTGAACAAGTTGTTGAAGAAACATCGCATTAA